A region of Rhodanobacteraceae bacterium DNA encodes the following proteins:
- a CDS encoding putative glutathione-dependent thiol reductase: MITVYGLPTCDTCRKARNWLDRFGVAHTFVDYRANPVPAATLKAWAQQLGGWEKLVNKASTTWRNLLPQRKNPGSDPEWTLLLKEYPALIRRPVVVRDDGEVSVGFSDNAFKRLFGR; the protein is encoded by the coding sequence GTGATTACCGTCTATGGCCTCCCCACCTGCGACACCTGCCGCAAGGCACGCAACTGGCTGGACCGCTTCGGCGTCGCGCACACGTTTGTCGATTACCGCGCGAATCCGGTGCCGGCGGCGACGCTGAAGGCCTGGGCGCAGCAACTGGGCGGCTGGGAAAAACTGGTCAACAAGGCTTCGACCACCTGGCGCAATTTGTTGCCGCAGCGGAAGAACCCCGGCAGCGATCCCGAATGGACGCTGCTGCTCAAGGAATATCCAGCGCTGATCCGGCGGCCTGTGGTGGTGCGCGACGACGGCGAGGTCAGCGTCGGTTTCAGCGACAACGCCTTCAAGAGACTTTTCGGGAGATGA
- a CDS encoding 2,3,4,5-tetrahydropyridine-2,6-dicarboxylate N-succinyltransferase yields MHELEGLIDAAWERRASLAAADAGALRAPLDQVMDALEAGALRVAEPDGEGGWRVNQWVKRAILLYFRAHDMRVMDGGPMAAFDKVPLRFASAGETAFRDAGARVVPGALVRRGAFIGKDAVLMPSYVNVGAYVGAGTMVDTWATVGSCAQIGARVHLSGGVGIGGVLEPLQASPTIIEDDCFIGARSEVVEGVVVERGSVLGMGVFLGQSTRIYDRATKTISYGRVPAGSVVVAGSLPAADGSHSLYAAVIVKRVDEKTRAKTSINELLRSTVE; encoded by the coding sequence ATGCATGAGCTGGAAGGATTGATCGACGCCGCGTGGGAAAGGCGTGCTTCGCTGGCTGCGGCCGATGCGGGCGCATTGCGCGCTCCGCTCGATCAGGTCATGGATGCGCTTGAAGCAGGCGCCTTGCGCGTGGCCGAACCGGACGGAGAGGGTGGCTGGCGCGTCAACCAGTGGGTGAAGCGCGCGATCCTGTTGTATTTCCGCGCGCACGACATGCGTGTGATGGATGGCGGACCGATGGCCGCGTTCGACAAGGTGCCGCTGCGTTTCGCAAGTGCCGGCGAGACGGCGTTCCGCGACGCCGGTGCGCGCGTGGTGCCGGGCGCGCTGGTGCGGCGCGGCGCGTTCATTGGCAAAGACGCGGTGCTGATGCCGAGCTACGTCAACGTCGGCGCATACGTCGGCGCCGGCACGATGGTGGATACCTGGGCCACGGTCGGGTCGTGCGCGCAGATCGGCGCGCGCGTGCACCTGTCCGGCGGCGTCGGCATCGGCGGCGTGCTGGAACCCTTGCAGGCCAGCCCGACCATCATCGAGGACGACTGCTTCATCGGCGCGCGCTCGGAAGTCGTGGAAGGGGTGGTGGTCGAGCGCGGCAGCGTGCTCGGCATGGGCGTGTTCCTCGGGCAGTCCACGCGCATCTACGATCGCGCCACGAAAACGATCAGCTATGGGCGCGTGCCCGCGGGCAGCGTGGTGGTGGCGGGCTCGCTGCCTGCTGCGGACGGTTCGCACAGCCTGTACGCCGCAGTGATCGTCAAGCGCGTGGACGAGAAGACGCGCGCGAAGACGTCCATCAACGAGTTGTTGAGAAGCACCGTCGAGTAG
- a CDS encoding [Protein-PII] uridylyltransferase / [Protein-PII]-UMP uridylyl-removing enzyme, with protein MAIPDSRFTIPVSPRLPPALPRAGVSRDARAGLRQLLDDHARALTVAFRDGADARELARARAHVVDVVCTHVWSAFVGDTGAAALFAVGGFGHGLLFPYSDIDLLVLHDPEPEAPLMRGLEAFFACLWDLGLKPGQAVRPLAQCRELAAADVSVFTSLLDARRLAGAERFAHSLQALLDDPALWPPDAYLAAKLDERAGRHARFDDTTHNLEPDLKDGPGGLRNLDLIRWLGKRLVGVDTLDGLVQARLLEASERDALREAREILRRDRYALHLEAGRAEERLLFDWQRALAARLGHAAAGASGNDAVEHFMQEYFRAAGATERLLVQLLERLQEYLHPLPPPRDLDAHFVMRGSRLELRDPDWLSRAPEGLVEVFVRRFDVEGCTGITAATMRAVEHALVEHYDDLSRNPAALAAFHALLRRGAGAVRVLDGLARHGVLAAILPPFASVVGRMQYDLFHVYTVDEHTLRVLRNIARYAEPETRAVLPLACEAFARLEKPELLLLAGLFHDLAKGRGGDHSQLGETEARAFCRSLGLGGDDIDEVAWLVRWHLLMSETAQRQDIDDPEVVHRFAVQVGDWDRLDMLYLLTIADIAGTSPKLWNSWKDYLLAGLYLAARYVLRRDLERPARAEVRVHENRQSALALLRGYGHDPTVSARVLDTFPEAALLRQSPVLLAWQVAVLLKSAGAATVVAVRPPGVRGGTEIFVCTPDRDGVFAAVAATLDRLRLDVVAARVMTSLDGRALDAFTVLEAGTQASVPPARADTIRAELERVLAGDTLRTQPAHRSLTRRLRHFQRPPRIDFRGAEGQSLTRLALSCSDRPGLLVAIAQAFLDVGVRVHDARIATFGDQVEDFFELSDRHDEPLDHALQESLREALQRRLAPGSMAGSQENGHA; from the coding sequence GTGGCGATTCCCGATTCCCGATTCACGATTCCCGTATCACCCCGTCTCCCCCCCGCGCTGCCGCGCGCCGGCGTGTCGCGCGATGCGCGCGCGGGGTTGCGGCAACTGCTGGACGATCATGCGCGCGCGCTGACGGTGGCGTTCCGGGATGGCGCGGATGCGCGCGAGCTTGCGCGGGCTCGGGCGCATGTCGTCGACGTGGTGTGCACGCACGTGTGGTCGGCGTTCGTCGGCGACACGGGCGCCGCGGCGTTGTTCGCGGTGGGCGGTTTCGGGCATGGCCTGCTGTTTCCGTATTCGGACATCGACCTGCTGGTGCTGCACGATCCCGAGCCCGAAGCGCCGCTGATGCGCGGCCTGGAAGCGTTCTTCGCCTGCCTGTGGGATCTCGGCCTGAAGCCGGGCCAGGCGGTGCGTCCGCTTGCGCAATGCCGCGAGCTGGCCGCCGCGGACGTGAGCGTCTTCACCAGCCTGCTGGACGCGCGCCGGCTGGCCGGGGCGGAGCGTTTCGCACATTCGTTGCAGGCGCTGCTCGACGATCCCGCGTTGTGGCCGCCGGACGCCTATCTCGCCGCCAAGCTCGATGAGCGCGCGGGTCGCCACGCGCGTTTCGACGACACCACCCACAATCTCGAACCCGACCTCAAGGACGGTCCCGGCGGATTGCGCAACCTCGACCTGATCCGCTGGCTGGGCAAGCGGCTGGTCGGCGTCGATACGCTGGATGGCCTGGTGCAGGCGCGGCTGCTCGAAGCCAGCGAGCGCGACGCGCTGCGCGAGGCACGCGAGATACTGCGCCGCGACCGCTACGCCCTGCACCTCGAAGCCGGCCGTGCCGAGGAACGCCTGTTGTTCGACTGGCAGCGCGCGTTGGCGGCGCGGCTGGGCCACGCGGCCGCCGGCGCGTCCGGCAACGACGCGGTCGAACATTTCATGCAGGAATACTTCCGCGCGGCCGGCGCCACCGAACGCCTGCTGGTGCAGTTGCTGGAACGCCTGCAGGAATACCTGCATCCGCTGCCGCCGCCGCGCGATCTCGACGCGCACTTCGTGATGCGCGGCAGCCGCCTCGAACTGCGCGACCCGGATTGGTTGTCGCGCGCGCCCGAGGGCCTGGTCGAGGTGTTCGTCCGGCGTTTCGATGTCGAGGGCTGCACCGGCATCACCGCCGCGACGATGCGCGCGGTGGAGCACGCACTGGTCGAGCACTATGACGATTTGTCGCGCAATCCGGCGGCGTTGGCTGCCTTCCACGCGCTGCTGCGGCGTGGCGCCGGCGCGGTGCGTGTGCTGGACGGGCTGGCCAGGCACGGCGTGCTGGCCGCGATCCTGCCGCCGTTCGCGAGCGTGGTGGGGCGCATGCAGTACGACCTGTTCCACGTCTATACGGTGGACGAGCACACCCTGCGCGTGCTGCGCAACATCGCGCGCTATGCCGAGCCGGAAACACGCGCGGTGCTGCCGCTGGCCTGCGAAGCCTTTGCGCGATTGGAGAAACCCGAATTGTTGCTGCTGGCCGGGCTGTTCCACGACCTCGCCAAGGGCCGCGGCGGCGACCATTCGCAACTGGGTGAAACCGAGGCGCGCGCGTTCTGCCGCAGCCTCGGGCTTGGCGGCGACGACATCGACGAAGTCGCGTGGCTGGTGCGCTGGCATTTGCTGATGAGCGAGACCGCGCAGCGGCAGGACATCGACGATCCTGAAGTCGTGCACCGGTTCGCGGTGCAGGTGGGCGACTGGGACCGCCTGGACATGCTGTACCTGCTGACCATCGCCGACATCGCCGGCACCAGTCCGAAACTCTGGAACTCGTGGAAGGATTACTTGCTCGCGGGCCTGTACCTCGCCGCGCGCTACGTGCTGCGGCGCGACCTGGAACGCCCGGCGCGGGCCGAGGTGCGGGTGCACGAAAACCGCCAGAGCGCACTCGCGCTGCTACGCGGGTATGGCCACGATCCCACCGTGTCGGCGCGCGTGCTGGACACCTTTCCGGAAGCGGCGCTCCTGCGCCAGTCGCCGGTCTTGCTGGCGTGGCAGGTCGCGGTGCTGCTGAAATCCGCGGGCGCGGCGACGGTGGTGGCCGTGCGGCCGCCGGGCGTGCGCGGCGGGACGGAAATCTTCGTGTGCACGCCCGACCGCGACGGCGTGTTCGCGGCGGTGGCCGCAACGCTGGACCGCTTGCGCCTCGACGTGGTGGCTGCGCGCGTCATGACCTCGCTCGACGGACGCGCGCTGGACGCGTTCACGGTGCTGGAGGCGGGCACGCAGGCGTCGGTGCCGCCTGCGCGCGCCGATACCATACGTGCGGAACTCGAACGCGTACTGGCTGGCGACACGCTGCGAACGCAGCCGGCGCACCGCAGTCTCACGCGTCGCCTGCGGCATTTCCAGCGGCCGCCGCGCATCGATTTCCGTGGCGCCGAGGGACAATCGCTGACGCGCCTTGCGCTGAGTTGCAGCGACCGGCCGGGCCTGCTGGTCGCCATCGCGCAGGCGTTCCTGGATGTCGGCGTACGCGTGCACGACGCGCGCATCGCGACCTTCGGCGACCAGGTCGAGGACTTCTTCGAATTGAGCGATCGCCACGACGAGCCACTCGACCACGCATTGCAGGAATCGTTGCGCGAAGCATTGCAGCGGCGGCTCGCGCCGGGCAGCATGGCGGGCTCCCAGGAGAACGGACATGCATGA
- a CDS encoding Methionine aminopeptidase produces MAWSSGAPLNSDPLQPMPVVPKTPEELEKMRVAGRLAAEVLAVLKEHIKPGVTTEEIDRIAYHHIVDVQHAIPANVGYRGYPKTLCTSVNHVICHGIPSPGKVLKEGDIINCDVTVIKDGWHGDTSRMYFVGEPSVLAKRLVDTTWEAMMLGIQQVRPGATLGDIGHAIQQHAEAAGYSVVREYCGHGIGRIYHDEPQVLHYGHAGEGMRLEKGMTFTVEPMINAGKRNTRQMPDGWTVVTKDHSLSAQWEHTIAVTDDGFEILTPWPDA; encoded by the coding sequence ATGGCGTGGTCGTCTGGCGCGCCGCTGAATTCGGACCCACTCCAGCCTATGCCAGTTGTTCCCAAAACCCCCGAAGAACTCGAGAAGATGCGCGTCGCCGGCCGCTTGGCGGCCGAGGTGCTGGCGGTGCTGAAGGAACACATCAAGCCCGGCGTCACCACCGAGGAGATCGACCGGATCGCCTACCACCACATCGTGGACGTGCAGCATGCGATCCCGGCCAACGTCGGCTACCGCGGTTATCCCAAGACGCTGTGCACCTCGGTCAACCACGTGATCTGCCACGGCATCCCCAGCCCCGGCAAGGTGCTGAAGGAAGGCGACATCATCAACTGCGACGTCACCGTGATCAAGGACGGCTGGCACGGCGACACCTCGCGCATGTACTTCGTGGGCGAACCGTCGGTGCTGGCGAAGCGCCTGGTCGACACGACCTGGGAGGCGATGATGCTGGGCATCCAGCAGGTGCGGCCGGGCGCGACGCTGGGCGACATCGGCCACGCGATCCAGCAGCACGCCGAGGCGGCCGGTTATTCGGTGGTGCGCGAATACTGCGGGCACGGCATCGGCCGCATCTACCACGACGAACCGCAGGTGCTGCACTACGGGCACGCCGGCGAGGGCATGCGTCTGGAAAAGGGCATGACCTTCACGGTCGAACCCATGATCAACGCCGGCAAGCGCAACACCCGCCAGATGCCCGACGGCTGGACCGTGGTCACCAAGGATCATTCGCTGTCGGCGCAGTGGGAGCACACGATCGCGGTGACCGACGATGGTTTTGAGATCCTGACGCCTTGGCCGGATGCGTGA
- a CDS encoding SSU ribosomal protein S2p (SAe): MPQVTMRQMLEAGVHFGHQTRYWNPKMAPFIFGARGKIHIINLEATVPKFTDAMNYLSGLAQKRRTVLFVGTKRSAREAIGEEARRCGMPYVNARWLGGMLTNFRTVKQSVARLKELEAAETDGTFDKLVKHEVLSLRRERDKLEKSLGGIKDMKNLPDALFVIDIGHENIAVQEARKLGIPVVAVVDTNYDPTQVEYPIPGNDDAIRAVQLYARAAADAVLEGKAAAPIQGRGDDSEFVELDAEGNPVPANGKDEEGRKPARRAAKKAAPRHAARAEDAEGESA; the protein is encoded by the coding sequence ATGCCCCAAGTCACCATGCGCCAGATGCTGGAAGCCGGCGTGCATTTCGGCCACCAGACGCGTTACTGGAACCCGAAGATGGCGCCCTTCATCTTCGGCGCGCGCGGCAAGATCCACATCATCAACCTCGAAGCGACGGTGCCGAAGTTCACCGACGCGATGAATTACCTTTCCGGCCTGGCGCAGAAGCGTCGCACCGTGCTGTTCGTCGGCACCAAGCGTTCCGCGCGCGAGGCGATCGGCGAGGAAGCCCGACGCTGCGGCATGCCCTACGTCAACGCGCGCTGGCTGGGCGGCATGCTGACCAACTTCCGCACCGTCAAGCAGTCGGTCGCGCGTTTGAAGGAACTCGAAGCCGCCGAGACCGACGGCACCTTCGACAAGCTGGTCAAGCACGAAGTGCTCAGCTTGCGCCGCGAGCGCGACAAGCTGGAGAAGTCGCTGGGCGGCATCAAGGACATGAAGAACCTGCCGGATGCGCTGTTCGTGATCGACATCGGCCACGAGAACATCGCGGTGCAGGAAGCCAGGAAGCTCGGCATCCCGGTGGTCGCGGTGGTCGACACCAACTACGACCCGACCCAGGTCGAGTACCCCATTCCGGGCAACGACGACGCGATCCGCGCGGTGCAGCTGTACGCGCGCGCCGCCGCCGACGCGGTGCTGGAAGGCAAGGCCGCGGCGCCGATCCAGGGACGCGGAGACGACAGCGAGTTCGTCGAGCTGGACGCCGAAGGCAACCCGGTCCCCGCGAACGGCAAGGACGAGGAAGGCCGCAAGCCGGCCCGCCGCGCCGCGAAGAAGGCCGCGCCCCGCCACGCCGCCCGCGCCGAAGACGCCGAAGGCGAGTCCGCGTAA
- a CDS encoding Translation elongation factor Ts — translation MEITAAMVKELRERSGAGMMECKKALTQNNGDIDASIEWLRKQGLAKADKKADRVAAEGRIALAQSGNSGVLVEINSETDFVAKDENFLKFTDEVAQTALKSGAKDAEMLKAAKTSHGPTVEEGRQALVAKVGENVQVRRLVRTDGAPNLGAYVHGGRIGVLVALEGGDAELARGIAMHIAAMNPQYVAPENVPAEFVAKEKEISLAQMSDKDKQKPAEIQEKMIAGKIKKTLNEISLTGQPFVLDTNVTVGDALAKAKARVLSFHRIAVGEGIEKVVEDYAAEVAKAMQV, via the coding sequence ATGGAAATCACCGCCGCGATGGTCAAGGAACTGCGCGAGCGCTCCGGCGCCGGCATGATGGAATGCAAGAAGGCGCTGACCCAGAACAACGGCGACATCGACGCCTCGATCGAGTGGCTGCGCAAGCAGGGTCTCGCCAAGGCCGACAAGAAGGCCGACCGCGTCGCCGCCGAAGGCCGCATCGCACTGGCCCAGTCCGGCAACAGCGGCGTGCTGGTCGAGATCAACTCCGAAACCGACTTCGTCGCCAAGGACGAGAACTTCCTGAAGTTCACCGATGAAGTGGCGCAGACCGCGTTGAAGAGTGGCGCGAAGGATGCCGAGATGCTGAAAGCGGCCAAGACTTCCCACGGCCCGACCGTCGAGGAAGGCCGCCAGGCGCTGGTCGCCAAGGTCGGCGAGAACGTGCAGGTGCGCCGCCTGGTCCGCACCGACGGCGCGCCGAATCTCGGCGCCTACGTGCATGGCGGCCGCATCGGCGTGCTGGTCGCGCTGGAAGGCGGCGACGCCGAACTCGCGCGCGGCATCGCGATGCACATCGCCGCGATGAACCCGCAGTACGTCGCGCCCGAAAACGTGCCGGCCGAATTCGTCGCCAAGGAAAAGGAAATCTCGCTTGCGCAGATGAGCGACAAGGACAAGCAGAAGCCCGCCGAGATCCAGGAAAAGATGATCGCGGGCAAGATCAAGAAGACGCTCAACGAGATCTCGCTGACCGGCCAGCCGTTCGTGCTGGACACCAACGTCACCGTCGGCGACGCGCTCGCCAAGGCCAAGGCCAGGGTGCTGTCGTTCCACCGCATCGCGGTCGGCGAAGGCATCGAGAAGGTGGTCGAGGATTACGCTGCGGAAGTGGCGAAAGCGATGCAGGTGTAA
- a CDS encoding Uridylate kinase — protein sequence MPAKPTPIYRRILLKLSGEALMGSGDYGIDPEVIGRIADEILEARKAGVEVGVVIGGGNIFRGAGLAEAGMDRVTGDHMGMLATVMNALAMQDAVEKRGGFARVMSAIQIHDVCEDFIRRRAIRHLEKGRIVLFAGGTGNPFFTTDSAAALRAIEVGADLLLKATKVDGVYSADPKKKKDAQRFEHVSYEEVIARNLKVMDTAAIALCRDHGLPLRIYDMTRAGNLMRILRGEPVGTLVSNG from the coding sequence ATGCCCGCCAAGCCGACGCCGATTTACCGGCGCATCCTGTTGAAGCTGTCCGGCGAGGCACTGATGGGATCGGGCGACTACGGCATCGACCCGGAAGTGATCGGCCGGATCGCGGACGAAATCCTGGAGGCGCGCAAGGCCGGCGTCGAAGTGGGCGTGGTGATCGGCGGCGGCAACATCTTCCGTGGCGCGGGTCTCGCCGAAGCGGGGATGGACCGCGTGACCGGCGACCACATGGGGATGCTGGCGACGGTGATGAACGCGCTGGCGATGCAGGATGCGGTGGAAAAACGCGGCGGTTTCGCACGGGTGATGAGCGCGATCCAGATCCACGACGTGTGCGAGGACTTCATCCGCCGCCGCGCGATCCGGCATCTCGAAAAAGGCCGCATCGTGCTGTTCGCGGGCGGCACCGGCAACCCGTTCTTCACCACCGATTCCGCCGCCGCGCTGCGCGCGATCGAGGTGGGCGCCGACCTGCTGCTGAAAGCGACCAAGGTCGACGGCGTGTACAGCGCCGATCCCAAGAAGAAGAAGGACGCGCAACGCTTCGAACACGTCAGCTACGAGGAAGTGATCGCGCGCAACCTCAAGGTGATGGACACCGCCGCGATCGCGCTGTGCCGCGACCACGGCCTGCCGCTGCGCATCTACGACATGACCCGCGCGGGCAACCTGATGCGCATCCTCAGGGGCGAGCCCGTCGGCACGCTGGTGAGCAACGGCTGA
- a CDS encoding Phosphoenolpyruvate synthase regulatory protein: MNGNGRRTVFFVSDSTGITAETIGNSILAQFEGVQFDGHRIAFVDTPDKARAAALRIKTVYAQNDSRPIVVNTVVDPQLCEIIAESGALVIDVMAPFIGTLELELGTRRSGAVNRAHGLVDFNQYEARINATNYALAHDDGIDVDYTQADVVLVGVSRVGKTPTCLYMALHYGVKAANYPLTEEDLEHDRLPKRLESCRDRLFGLTIEPVRLAQVREARRPGSRYAKLDRCKRELVLADQIFRRENIPSLNTTHTSIEEIGSKIMAHLGIERHMF; the protein is encoded by the coding sequence TTGAACGGCAACGGTCGCAGGACGGTCTTTTTCGTCTCCGATTCCACCGGCATCACCGCCGAGACCATCGGCAATTCCATCCTCGCGCAGTTCGAGGGCGTGCAGTTCGACGGCCACCGCATCGCGTTCGTGGATACGCCGGACAAGGCGCGCGCCGCGGCGCTGCGCATCAAGACCGTGTATGCGCAGAATGACTCGCGCCCGATCGTGGTCAACACCGTGGTCGATCCGCAACTGTGCGAGATCATCGCGGAGTCCGGTGCGCTGGTGATCGACGTGATGGCGCCGTTCATCGGCACGCTGGAACTGGAGCTCGGCACGCGGCGCTCGGGCGCGGTGAATCGCGCGCACGGACTGGTCGACTTCAACCAGTACGAAGCACGCATCAACGCCACCAACTACGCGCTGGCGCACGACGACGGCATCGACGTCGATTACACCCAGGCCGACGTGGTGCTGGTCGGCGTATCGCGCGTCGGCAAGACGCCGACCTGCCTGTACATGGCGCTGCATTACGGCGTGAAGGCGGCCAACTATCCGCTGACCGAGGAAGATCTCGAACACGACCGCCTGCCGAAGCGGCTGGAATCCTGCCGCGACCGCCTGTTCGGCCTGACCATCGAGCCGGTGCGTCTCGCGCAGGTTCGCGAAGCGCGCCGTCCCGGCAGCCGCTACGCGAAACTCGACCGCTGCAAGCGCGAACTGGTGCTGGCCGACCAGATCTTCCGCCGCGAGAACATTCCCTCGCTCAACACCACCCACACCTCGATCGAGGAAATCGGCAGCAAGATCATGGCGCACCTCGGGATCGAGCGGCACATGTTCTGA
- a CDS encoding Phosphoenolpyruvate synthase: MGHLAGTRPRMENVVTELVLWLDQTRMTDLAKVGGKNASLGEMIGNLAKLGVSVPGGFATTAEAFREYLEKSGLADRIQQRLATLDVEDVNALTTAGKEIRGWIVDTALPAELETAISEAYEKLCREAAVVESAGHGRPTFDSRDQGRSHEIAVAVRSSATAEDLPDASFAGQQETYLNVVGIEDVLHKVKEVFSSLYNDRAIAYRVHHGFRHEEVFLSAGVQLMVRSDIGASGVLFTLDTESGFRDVVFVTASYGLGEMVVQGAVNPDEFYVFKPTLKAGKHAVLRRNLGAKQQRMVYSDKPGERVRIEATPDALRHTFCISDADVEALAKQALIIEQHYQRPMDIEWAKDGKTGKLYIVQARPETVKSRAHATQLERFQLNEQGKVLAEGRSIGQKIGAGTARVTRSLDKMSEFKEGDVLVADMTDPDWEPIMKRAAAIVTNRGGRTCHAAIIARELGVPAVVGTGDALQKIPDGHAVTVSCAEGDTGFIYDGKLKFERITTDLGDMPKAPLKIMMNVANPERAFDFGMLPNQGIGLARLEMIIASHIGVHPNALLQYGQQDAETKRKIDERIAGYAGPVDFYVDRLAEGIATIAASVYPKTVIVRMSDFKSNEYANLLGGDKYEPHEENPMIGFRGASRYVDASFAAAFGLECKAVKKVREAMGLDNVWVMIPFIRTLDEGRKVIEVLRANGLVQGESVGGNDPLKVIMMCEVPSNALLADEFLDIFDGFSIGSNDLTQLTLGLDRDSSIVASLFDERNPAVKKLLAMAIQTARAKGKYVGICGQGPSDHADLAEWLMDQGIESVSLNPDTVVDTWLRLAKHKG, encoded by the coding sequence ATGGGCCATTTGGCGGGCACCCGCCCACGCATGGAGAACGTCGTGACCGAACTCGTCCTGTGGCTGGACCAAACGCGCATGACCGATCTGGCCAAGGTCGGCGGCAAGAACGCCTCGCTGGGCGAGATGATCGGCAACCTTGCCAAGCTGGGCGTATCGGTGCCCGGCGGCTTCGCTACCACTGCGGAGGCGTTCCGCGAATATCTCGAAAAGAGTGGTCTCGCCGATCGTATCCAGCAACGCCTCGCCACGCTGGATGTCGAGGACGTCAACGCGTTGACCACGGCCGGCAAGGAAATCCGCGGCTGGATCGTGGACACCGCCCTGCCCGCCGAGCTGGAAACCGCGATCAGCGAGGCGTACGAGAAGTTGTGTCGCGAAGCGGCTGTTGTGGAAAGTGCAGGCCATGGACGGCCGACTTTTGATTCTCGCGATCAGGGACGATCGCATGAGATAGCCGTCGCCGTGCGTTCTTCCGCCACCGCCGAAGACCTGCCCGACGCAAGCTTCGCCGGCCAGCAGGAAACCTACCTCAACGTGGTCGGCATCGAGGACGTGCTGCACAAGGTCAAGGAAGTTTTTTCCTCGCTGTACAACGACCGCGCGATCGCCTACCGCGTGCACCACGGCTTCAGGCACGAAGAGGTGTTCCTCTCGGCCGGCGTGCAGTTGATGGTGCGCTCGGACATCGGCGCCTCCGGCGTGCTGTTCACGCTCGACACCGAATCGGGTTTCCGCGACGTGGTATTCGTCACCGCCAGTTACGGCCTCGGCGAAATGGTCGTGCAGGGCGCGGTGAATCCCGACGAGTTCTACGTGTTCAAGCCGACGCTGAAAGCCGGCAAGCACGCGGTGCTGCGCCGCAACCTCGGCGCCAAGCAGCAGCGCATGGTGTATTCGGACAAGCCCGGCGAACGCGTACGGATCGAGGCGACGCCCGACGCGCTGCGCCACACGTTCTGCATCTCGGACGCCGACGTGGAAGCACTCGCGAAGCAGGCACTGATCATCGAGCAGCACTACCAGCGCCCGATGGACATCGAATGGGCGAAGGACGGCAAGACCGGCAAGCTCTACATCGTGCAGGCGCGCCCGGAAACCGTGAAATCGCGCGCGCACGCGACACAGCTCGAACGTTTCCAGTTGAACGAGCAAGGCAAGGTGCTGGCCGAGGGCCGTTCGATCGGCCAGAAGATCGGCGCCGGCACCGCGCGCGTGACCCGCTCGCTCGACAAGATGAGCGAATTCAAGGAAGGCGACGTGCTGGTCGCCGACATGACCGATCCCGACTGGGAACCGATCATGAAACGCGCCGCGGCCATCGTCACCAACCGGGGTGGGCGCACCTGCCACGCGGCGATCATCGCGCGCGAACTGGGTGTGCCGGCGGTGGTCGGCACCGGCGACGCGCTGCAGAAAATCCCGGACGGCCATGCCGTCACCGTGTCCTGCGCCGAGGGTGACACCGGTTTCATCTACGACGGCAAGCTGAAATTCGAACGCATCACCACCGACCTCGGCGACATGCCGAAGGCGCCGCTGAAGATCATGATGAACGTCGCCAATCCCGAGCGTGCGTTCGATTTCGGGATGCTGCCGAACCAGGGCATCGGTCTGGCGCGGCTGGAAATGATCATCGCCAGCCACATCGGCGTGCATCCCAACGCGCTGCTGCAGTACGGCCAGCAAGATGCCGAGACGAAAAGGAAGATCGACGAACGCATCGCGGGCTACGCGGGCCCGGTCGATTTCTACGTCGATCGTCTGGCAGAAGGCATCGCCACCATCGCGGCCTCGGTGTATCCGAAGACCGTGATCGTGCGCATGTCGGACTTCAAGTCCAATGAATACGCCAACCTGCTGGGCGGCGACAAGTACGAGCCGCACGAGGAAAACCCGATGATCGGGTTCCGCGGCGCCTCGCGCTACGTCGATGCGTCGTTCGCTGCGGCGTTCGGACTCGAGTGCAAGGCGGTCAAGAAAGTCCGCGAGGCGATGGGCCTCGACAACGTGTGGGTGATGATTCCGTTCATCCGCACGCTGGACGAAGGCAGGAAGGTGATCGAGGTGCTGCGTGCGAACGGGCTCGTGCAGGGCGAAAGCGTCGGCGGCAACGACCCACTCAAGGTCATCATGATGTGCGAGGTCCCGTCGAACGCGCTGCTGGCGGACGAATTCCTCGACATCTTCGACGGCTTCTCGATCGGTTCCAACGATCTCACGCAGTTGACGCTGGGCCTCGACCGCGATTCCTCGATCGTGGCTTCGCTGTTCGACGAGCGTAATCCGGCGGTCAAGAAACTCCTGGCGATGGCGATCCAGACAGCGCGCGCCAAGGGCAAGTACGTCGGCATCTGCGGACAGGGCCCGTCCGACCACGCCGACCTCGCCGAGTGGCTGATGGACCAGGGCATCGAATCGGTGTCGCTGAATCCCGACACCGTGGTCGATACCTGGCTGCGATTGGCGAAGCACAAGGGCTGA